One genomic region from Chlamydiales bacterium STE3 encodes:
- a CDS encoding Uncharacterized protein (Product derived from UniProtKB/Trembl:F8L1I9), giving the protein MRKIFILLTLIYSLVLHAEITTREIEEACEEMDWFFEGRQKLPFSHSLITVPDGHVLLVGKQAQQFRSLMDAMEVDDAVEGILFAQNEPYDSVIIKSYHEEGYISCKDWKEIDANALMATICSDTEECNKQRRLRENEEQIEIVRWLKEPTRDDKTYTIHWAIEAKQGNEQIVNSVALKLSRYGYELFVWVTSKEHYTSSGGELEIALKAHHFSPGNRYEDYTYGDKIATYGIAGLVIKITGAKVATFHSLSWTLVSVKIIFSVIFALSLWGLYSLCNFFRKREELRI; this is encoded by the coding sequence ATGAGAAAAATTTTTATTTTGCTGACTTTAATCTACTCACTGGTTTTGCATGCAGAGATTACTACAAGGGAGATTGAAGAGGCTTGTGAAGAAATGGATTGGTTTTTTGAAGGAAGACAAAAACTTCCCTTTTCCCACTCTCTAATTACTGTTCCTGATGGGCATGTGCTTTTGGTCGGTAAACAAGCCCAGCAATTTAGATCTCTTATGGATGCAATGGAGGTAGATGACGCTGTAGAAGGGATTTTATTTGCACAAAATGAACCTTATGATTCTGTCATCATTAAAAGCTACCATGAAGAGGGGTACATATCCTGTAAAGACTGGAAAGAGATAGATGCAAATGCATTGATGGCAACAATTTGTTCTGATACGGAAGAATGTAATAAGCAGCGAAGGTTGAGAGAAAATGAAGAGCAGATTGAGATTGTTCGCTGGTTAAAAGAGCCTACTAGGGATGACAAAACCTATACGATTCATTGGGCGATAGAAGCAAAACAGGGAAATGAGCAGATTGTTAATTCGGTTGCTCTTAAGCTTAGTCGTTACGGTTATGAGCTTTTTGTTTGGGTGACTTCGAAGGAGCACTACACCTCTTCAGGGGGTGAATTAGAAATTGCTTTAAAGGCGCACCACTTTAGCCCAGGTAACCGTTACGAAGATTACACTTATGGAGATAAGATAGCAACTTATGGCATTGCAGGTCTTGTGATTAAAATCACCGGAGCAAAAGTTGCTACGTTTCATAGCTTAAGTTGGACTTTAGTATCAGTAAAAATCATTTTTAGTGTCATCTTTGCCTTGAGCTTATGGGGCCTTTACTCCCTATGCAATTTCTTTCGGAAAAGAGAAGAGCTGCGCATTTAA